In bacterium, a genomic segment contains:
- a CDS encoding radical SAM protein: MTQAQPKPTKENIFELKWLAWEITGKCNLNCIHCRSSSGMGSDEGDFTLDEAKKFIDDITSFAHPVVVLSGGEPLLRKDVFDIAAYGTSKGLRMAMATNGSLVDDSICEKIKASGIRIVSLSLDGSTAGIHDDFRKQPGAFEDTLRASGLFKKHGIEFLINSSFTKRNQDDIPNVYKQAKKMGATAWYMFMIVPMGRGEDLTAELISKEDYDGILKWHFEMELEEKDMLVRPTCAPHYYRIVQQEAKAKGLDFTRRNIKFGTGGGKGCIAAQSIAFVGSRGEVQPCSYFPQSAGNVKQQHFKEIWDSSELFKDMRSFKDYKGRCGSCEYIGVCGGCRARALAISDDYMEEEPFCDHVPVKVLRDLKKEEQTNE, from the coding sequence TTGACACAGGCTCAACCCAAACCCACTAAAGAAAACATTTTCGAACTCAAATGGCTCGCCTGGGAGATTACCGGTAAGTGCAACCTCAACTGCATTCACTGCCGATCATCATCAGGTATGGGTTCGGATGAGGGCGATTTCACCCTTGATGAGGCAAAAAAATTCATCGATGACATCACCTCCTTCGCTCACCCGGTCGTTGTTCTCTCCGGCGGAGAACCGCTTCTTCGAAAAGATGTTTTCGACATCGCCGCCTACGGAACAAGCAAGGGCCTGCGCATGGCCATGGCCACTAACGGCTCCCTTGTCGATGATAGTATCTGTGAAAAGATAAAAGCATCGGGTATCCGCATTGTTTCTCTGAGCCTGGACGGCTCCACTGCCGGGATTCACGACGATTTCCGCAAGCAGCCAGGCGCCTTCGAAGACACACTGAGGGCCTCCGGGCTTTTCAAAAAACACGGCATCGAGTTCCTTATCAACTCCTCCTTTACCAAACGCAACCAGGATGACATCCCCAACGTCTACAAGCAGGCCAAGAAGATGGGAGCTACTGCCTGGTACATGTTCATGATCGTTCCCATGGGGCGTGGCGAGGATCTCACGGCGGAGCTGATCTCCAAGGAAGATTACGACGGGATCCTGAAGTGGCATTTCGAGATGGAGCTCGAAGAAAAGGACATGCTGGTCAGACCCACCTGTGCACCCCACTACTATCGCATCGTCCAGCAGGAAGCAAAAGCCAAGGGTCTTGATTTCACACGTAGAAACATCAAGTTCGGTACCGGGGGAGGAAAAGGCTGTATTGCCGCGCAATCCATCGCATTTGTCGGCAGCCGGGGCGAGGTCCAGCCTTGCAGCTATTTTCCCCAGTCCGCAGGCAACGTAAAGCAGCAGCACTTCAAAGAGATATGGGACAGCAGCGAGCTTTTTAAGGACATGAGAAGCTTCAAGGACTACAAGGGCCGCTGCGGTTCCTGTGAATATATTGGTGTTTGCGGGGGATGCCGGGCAAGAGCTCTTGCAATTTCCGATGATTACATGGAAGAGGAACCCTTCTGCGACCACGTCCCTGTAAAGGTTCTCCGCGACTTGAAAAAAGAGGAGCAAACAAATGAATAG
- a CDS encoding ribonuclease HI family protein → MRVLRHLADTMDIEQTLEAFPGMTRKVLAGIIRGVTGTDQSTWSTAVLSVDGAARGNPGKAGAGIVLEAADGSVLRIGEYLGEATNNVAEYRALIIGMQKAAELGVSKLKVRSDSELIVKQLNGQYRVKSPHLQDLYFSAIKEISSFEKVTFTHVPREQNKEADRMANLAIDAKGKVQL, encoded by the coding sequence ATGCGGGTGCTTCGGCACCTTGCTGACACCATGGACATCGAGCAGACTCTGGAAGCCTTCCCCGGAATGACCAGAAAGGTTCTGGCAGGCATTATCCGTGGAGTGACAGGCACAGATCAAAGCACCTGGTCCACTGCGGTTCTGTCGGTGGACGGTGCGGCCAGGGGAAACCCTGGAAAAGCTGGTGCCGGTATTGTTCTGGAAGCAGCTGATGGTTCTGTCCTCAGGATCGGAGAGTATCTGGGAGAGGCCACCAACAACGTGGCCGAGTACAGGGCCTTGATTATCGGAATGCAAAAAGCGGCTGAATTGGGTGTCAGCAAGCTGAAAGTTCGATCTGACAGCGAACTTATTGTGAAGCAGCTTAATGGACAGTACAGGGTCAAGAGCCCCCACTTGCAGGACCTTTATTTTTCAGCGATCAAGGAGATTTCCTCGTTTGAGAAGGTGACCTTTACGCATGTGCCGAGGGAGCAAAATAAAGAAGCGGATCGGATGGCTAATCTGGCGATCGACGCCAAAGGAAAAGTCCAGCTATAG
- a CDS encoding TIGR00730 family Rossman fold protein, protein MGDNETSRIIKALLEEVISKEIHPVLQKLHRGQADNRRVFRMMAEMVTGMEVMSKIPESVSIFGSARCGPEDEVYKAARSIGRRFAEEGYGVITGGGPGVMEAANRGAFEGGGTSVGLNITLPHEQSPNKYANVELTFHYFFIRKVMFVKYARALVVLPGGFGTMDELFESLTLKQTGKMQKFPIILFDQSYWGDLYNWLQDKMVAGGYLEEEELELFSMTDDPGEVVDRVHRYCQAQKIRQEPYVSYVESEELSEGF, encoded by the coding sequence TTGGGCGACAATGAGACCAGCCGTATCATCAAGGCTCTATTAGAAGAGGTTATTTCCAAGGAGATCCATCCTGTCCTCCAGAAGCTCCACAGGGGCCAAGCGGACAACAGGCGCGTGTTCCGTATGATGGCCGAGATGGTCACCGGTATGGAGGTCATGTCCAAGATCCCGGAATCTGTGAGTATTTTCGGGTCTGCCCGCTGCGGCCCTGAGGATGAGGTGTACAAGGCTGCCCGAAGTATAGGCAGGCGTTTTGCCGAAGAAGGTTATGGAGTGATCACGGGTGGAGGTCCCGGGGTCATGGAGGCGGCCAACCGGGGGGCCTTCGAGGGGGGGGGAACTTCAGTGGGTCTGAATATCACCCTTCCCCATGAGCAGTCGCCCAATAAATATGCCAACGTAGAGCTCACCTTCCACTACTTTTTCATAAGGAAGGTCATGTTCGTCAAATACGCCAGGGCCCTTGTCGTCCTGCCGGGGGGGTTCGGGACTATGGATGAGCTTTTTGAGTCCCTGACCCTTAAGCAGACCGGTAAAATGCAGAAATTCCCCATCATTCTCTTTGATCAGTCCTACTGGGGGGATCTGTACAACTGGCTGCAGGACAAGATGGTGGCAGGCGGCTACCTGGAGGAGGAAGAGTTGGAGCTGTTCTCCATGACCGATGATCCCGGCGAGGTTGTGGACCGGGTTCACAGGTATTGCCAGGCACAGAAAATCCGCCAGGAGCCGTACGTTTCCTACGTGGAGTCAGAGGAATTGTCAGAGGGTTTCTGA
- a CDS encoding response regulator, protein MNEPKTVLVVDKSEQVREHLLKLLTRYGYKVLETGSSSDAIDILGDGDVDLLLVEVGTRGHVEGTMIAELRSTPPLKDIPVIVLAASEDVGDVANWVSSGCNDFLLKPVNPRLLFQRVQALIEAHPRAYKRAPCNVLAEGTTGSEHVTGELQEVGEGGASLVLDRQLATDDILKLTFKLPRQPGVLTLGAGIIYVQGVKGSYIHGLKFIIIDRETKERIKQFVQDTILQDS, encoded by the coding sequence ATGAATGAACCAAAAACAGTCCTTGTGGTCGACAAATCAGAGCAGGTCCGTGAGCATCTGCTCAAATTACTGACCAGATATGGGTACAAGGTCCTGGAGACAGGATCTTCCTCGGACGCCATTGACATTCTGGGTGACGGCGACGTTGATCTTCTCCTCGTGGAGGTGGGGACTCGGGGTCATGTCGAGGGAACCATGATAGCGGAACTGAGATCGACTCCCCCCTTGAAGGATATCCCTGTGATCGTTCTGGCTGCCTCAGAGGATGTTGGCGATGTGGCTAACTGGGTCAGCAGCGGCTGCAATGATTTTCTCCTCAAACCGGTTAATCCCAGACTGCTTTTTCAGCGGGTACAGGCTCTTATCGAGGCTCATCCAAGAGCATACAAACGCGCTCCATGCAACGTTTTGGCAGAGGGAACAACGGGGTCAGAACATGTAACCGGAGAGTTGCAAGAGGTAGGGGAAGGGGGAGCAAGTCTTGTCCTGGACCGCCAGCTTGCTACCGATGACATCTTGAAACTGACCTTTAAATTACCTCGCCAGCCGGGTGTTTTGACACTGGGCGCAGGGATCATCTACGTGCAGGGTGTAAAGGGCAGCTACATCCACGGCCTGAAATTTATCATAATAGACAGGGAAACGAAGGAAAGGATCAAACAGTTTGTGCAAGACACCATCCTGCAGGACTCCTGA
- a CDS encoding Nif3-like dinuclear metal center hexameric protein translates to MKKVPTVKQIIKTIEEIAPRDLALPGDPVGLQCGEPERLVSHLMVSLDATLETVTQAAGSKVDLLVTHHPLLFEPLTQENILGPAAKALVRAIREDLAVYSAHTNLDASADGINDSFASLLDLRDRKILQSSTPEHFKVVVYVPGKQLERVRSAAFKAGGGQVGDYSGCSFAIEGVGTFHPGEGTSPTIGLPGRDEKVQEARLEISVQSAVLGAVLSDVRAAHPYEEPAIDVYPAISSTQGTGFGISGVLPQSAIVGQVAARVGSALNAGSMRLVGKKSKKVKRVAVCAGSGASLLDAAVAARAQLYITGDVKYHDARKAEEMGINVLDVGHFPPERYGLNRFGKLLEKKLVEQGLIIQVSYAKERDPFVSVS, encoded by the coding sequence TTGAAAAAAGTTCCGACCGTTAAACAGATCATTAAAACCATAGAAGAGATCGCCCCAAGGGATCTCGCATTGCCCGGAGACCCCGTGGGTCTGCAATGCGGCGAACCGGAAAGGCTTGTGAGCCATCTGATGGTATCCCTGGATGCCACCCTGGAAACGGTAACCCAGGCAGCAGGATCTAAAGTCGACCTGCTTGTCACACACCATCCTCTACTGTTTGAACCACTGACCCAGGAAAACATTCTCGGACCTGCGGCCAAGGCCCTTGTCAGGGCGATCCGCGAGGATCTTGCTGTTTATAGCGCCCACACCAATCTTGACGCCTCCGCTGACGGGATCAACGATTCCTTTGCCAGCCTTCTCGATCTGCGCGATCGGAAAATTCTGCAGTCAAGCACCCCTGAGCATTTCAAAGTGGTTGTTTATGTTCCCGGGAAGCAGCTGGAGCGGGTGAGGTCAGCTGCCTTTAAAGCGGGAGGCGGCCAAGTGGGAGATTACAGCGGCTGCTCTTTCGCAATCGAAGGTGTGGGTACCTTTCACCCTGGAGAAGGCACCTCTCCCACGATAGGGCTGCCAGGGCGCGATGAAAAGGTTCAGGAAGCAAGGCTTGAAATCTCCGTGCAATCTGCGGTCCTGGGGGCGGTTCTTTCCGATGTGCGGGCGGCTCACCCTTACGAGGAGCCTGCTATTGATGTGTATCCTGCAATATCCAGCACCCAGGGCACCGGTTTCGGCATTTCCGGGGTGCTCCCACAGTCCGCAATAGTGGGGCAGGTCGCAGCCAGGGTCGGTTCTGCGCTGAATGCAGGCTCTATGAGACTTGTGGGGAAGAAGAGCAAAAAAGTAAAACGTGTTGCTGTGTGTGCCGGGAGCGGTGCTTCCCTTCTCGACGCCGCTGTCGCAGCCCGAGCCCAGCTGTATATTACGGGGGACGTGAAGTACCATGACGCCCGAAAGGCTGAGGAAATGGGTATCAATGTACTGGATGTTGGGCACTTTCCCCCTGAGAGGTACGGGCTGAATCGCTTCGGGAAGCTTCTTGAAAAGAAGCTTGTCGAACAGGGGTTAATAATACAGGTTTCATATGCCAAGGAGAGAGATCCCTTCGTGTCGGTATCATGA
- a CDS encoding C4-type zinc ribbon domain-containing protein gives MLDRLVTLQETDEKIVAFQKEEEQIPREIQEKEKTVGILEEEYNQIRAALDELERQISELNLELSEVKEHQRRSQARALAVKTQREYQAVQRESDVAKKRRGELEAQIKEFIEEKGVIQESSLEVESQMGDGAKVLKKERNEADSRLKKLQSEREGLEKTRAVEADLIDPVLLGKYQKVFERYRGKGVVRVGGGVCNGCFMTIPPQLYNQVLAQGGIHHCPNCGRIIYVDQE, from the coding sequence ATGCTAGACAGACTGGTAACTTTGCAGGAAACGGATGAAAAGATCGTAGCTTTTCAAAAAGAGGAGGAGCAGATCCCGCGGGAGATTCAGGAGAAGGAAAAAACCGTTGGTATTCTCGAGGAGGAATACAATCAGATCCGAGCCGCTCTGGATGAACTCGAGAGGCAGATCTCGGAGCTTAACCTCGAGCTCAGTGAGGTCAAAGAGCACCAGCGACGATCCCAGGCTCGAGCTTTAGCGGTCAAGACTCAGAGGGAGTATCAGGCCGTTCAAAGGGAGTCAGATGTCGCCAAAAAGCGCCGAGGGGAATTGGAAGCCCAGATCAAGGAGTTTATAGAGGAAAAAGGGGTGATCCAGGAAAGCAGCCTGGAAGTAGAATCCCAGATGGGGGATGGGGCAAAGGTCCTCAAAAAGGAGCGTAACGAGGCCGATAGCCGGTTGAAAAAGCTCCAGAGCGAGCGAGAGGGCCTTGAAAAAACACGGGCGGTGGAAGCGGACCTCATCGATCCGGTGCTTCTGGGTAAATACCAGAAGGTCTTTGAACGCTACAGGGGTAAAGGTGTTGTCAGAGTCGGCGGAGGGGTGTGCAACGGTTGTTTCATGACGATCCCGCCGCAGCTTTACAACCAGGTGCTGGCTCAAGGGGGTATCCACCATTGCCCCAACTGCGGTCGCATCATTTATGTCGACCAGGAATGA
- a CDS encoding MarR family transcriptional regulator yields the protein MSTPIHTIAQLYPRLMRAMGHLRGAVDETMDLTYNQYKTLLSLSDMGPCTLNALSRELEVATSSASQMTDRLVAMGLVERSTADGDRRSIVLTASEQGELLLEKVKEGILQRYQKLFHHLGPGEQANLAGAIHTLVRILEKAIHGEEREM from the coding sequence ATGTCCACACCCATCCACACCATTGCCCAGCTCTACCCAAGGCTTATGAGGGCCATGGGGCACCTGCGGGGAGCTGTGGACGAAACCATGGATCTTACCTACAACCAGTACAAAACCCTTCTCTCCCTTTCCGATATGGGGCCTTGCACTCTGAACGCACTGAGCCGGGAGCTTGAGGTTGCTACCAGCTCCGCCAGCCAGATGACGGATCGTCTCGTGGCCATGGGACTTGTGGAAAGGTCCACTGCCGACGGGGACCGTCGCAGTATCGTCCTGACGGCTTCGGAGCAGGGAGAATTGCTGCTGGAAAAAGTAAAGGAAGGGATACTCCAGAGATACCAGAAGCTTTTCCACCATTTGGGGCCGGGGGAACAGGCCAACCTGGCCGGGGCTATTCACACACTCGTCCGTATTCTGGAAAAGGCGATACACGGGGAAGAGAGGGAAATGTGA
- the hemH gene encoding ferrochelatase, producing the protein MTQGGRQTAVLLLNMGGPDSLEAVRPFLRNLFLDPAILGLPAALRRPLAAFLSVRRTRKVRPRYELIGGKSPIGPITQGQATAVEELLGPGFGPVLPAFSYWHPFIADAVDAASRSGADSLIALSLYPQYCSATTGSCLRDVSMNLPGTPFEDSILIIDSWASHPPYLDALADTVEEALARIPVNLRDDAVILFSAHGVPESLIEGGDPYLDQTITTVDGVMERLGGREHQVAFQSRLGPVKWLQPALKDKLKELSTRGAPPLVVVPVSFVSDHIETLYELDIQHREIAMELGFTIYERSPALNTRPDFIASLADLVRSSAPARGGEGERGSMGE; encoded by the coding sequence ATGACGCAAGGCGGGCGCCAGACTGCCGTTCTTCTCCTCAATATGGGCGGACCTGACTCCCTGGAGGCGGTTCGGCCGTTTCTGCGCAACCTGTTCCTCGATCCTGCCATTTTAGGCCTTCCTGCGGCTCTCAGACGGCCCCTGGCTGCCTTTCTTTCGGTACGCCGGACTCGCAAAGTCCGTCCGCGTTATGAACTTATCGGCGGAAAAAGCCCTATCGGACCGATCACGCAGGGTCAGGCCACCGCTGTTGAGGAACTTCTTGGCCCTGGTTTCGGTCCGGTGCTGCCTGCCTTCAGCTACTGGCATCCATTTATCGCCGATGCTGTCGATGCGGCATCACGCTCGGGGGCAGACAGCCTGATCGCTCTTTCCCTTTATCCCCAGTACTGCTCGGCAACGACCGGATCATGCCTGAGAGATGTTTCCATGAACCTGCCAGGCACCCCTTTTGAAGATTCGATTCTGATAATTGATTCCTGGGCCAGCCACCCTCCCTATCTTGATGCTCTTGCAGATACAGTGGAGGAAGCCTTGGCACGGATTCCCGTAAACCTTCGCGATGATGCCGTTATCCTTTTCTCCGCCCATGGTGTACCTGAATCCCTCATAGAAGGCGGGGATCCTTATCTTGATCAGACGATCACAACTGTTGACGGGGTAATGGAGAGGTTGGGAGGACGTGAACATCAAGTCGCATTTCAAAGCCGCCTGGGTCCTGTAAAATGGCTCCAGCCGGCACTAAAGGACAAACTGAAAGAGCTCTCAACCAGGGGGGCACCTCCTCTGGTTGTCGTGCCTGTGTCTTTCGTATCAGACCACATCGAAACGCTATACGAACTGGATATCCAGCACAGGGAGATCGCCATGGAACTGGGGTTCACCATCTATGAAAGGTCACCGGCGCTGAATACACGGCCGGATTTTATTGCCTCACTCGCGGACCTGGTGCGGTCGTCCGCACCTGCAAGAGGGGGAGAGGGGGAGAGGGGGAGCATGGGGGAATAA
- a CDS encoding tetratricopeptide repeat protein, which yields MASKQPIVKQTAWLSLIPQLLILVIFIVLASFSGTQNPAIMGSLAYISASVLLRKTLAQHHRKGMAHFRKEEFAPALDRFQQSYDFFSHNRWVDDWRYVTLMSSSRISYQEMALLNMAYCYGQLGEGDKARAFYERTLLEFPDSAMAKAAINMLDSAKSSI from the coding sequence ATGGCTTCAAAACAGCCCATAGTCAAACAGACCGCCTGGCTGTCCTTAATACCTCAGCTGCTCATTCTGGTGATTTTCATTGTCCTGGCCTCATTCTCAGGCACCCAAAACCCGGCGATCATGGGATCGTTGGCCTATATATCAGCATCGGTGCTGCTGAGAAAAACCCTTGCCCAGCACCACAGAAAAGGAATGGCTCATTTCAGGAAAGAAGAGTTCGCTCCGGCTCTGGACAGGTTTCAGCAGAGTTACGATTTTTTCAGTCACAACAGGTGGGTCGATGACTGGCGATATGTCACTCTTATGTCTTCCAGCAGGATCAGCTACCAGGAGATGGCCCTTTTGAACATGGCGTATTGCTATGGCCAGCTTGGAGAGGGAGATAAGGCAAGAGCGTTTTATGAAAGAACACTCCTGGAATTTCCCGATAGTGCCATGGCCAAAGCTGCGATTAATATGCTGGATTCCGCAAAGAGCAGTATCTAA
- the hemG gene encoding protoporphyrinogen oxidase yields the protein MSTSSDTRKIIVIGGGISGLAAAHFVEKIARNQGRSVQVDLFEGESRPGGKFDARLEGGYTVEAGPNGFLDSKPWTLDLVKDLGMEKELLPSDQSSARRFIYSRGRLHELKASPLSFFLGGPLSILGRLRIMAEPLASTTPRGKDTSLAEFAQRRLGKEALQRLLDPMVSGIFAGDPSRMSLRAAFPRIAQLEEEYGGLTRAMLSIAAQRKRAKKRGEEGGISSGPSGPGGVLTSFKNGVSQLTDRLASGLGEHIHTGAKVNQLSVVNGGLLVRTDGGEFKANSVIVATPADSAAGILRDAAPQSSAILSQIPYSPMAIVGVGYKLSELRSPPVGFGYLIPKVENRKILGALWTSSIFPGHRSPKGSFLIRVMVGGARDHETPFLPDEELLTTVKAELAATMGLTAEPSFSTIIRWKEAIPLYTVGHLDRLAEAEANLPPGVVLAGNAYRGVGINDCVREAEVAAEKVLAALSQS from the coding sequence GTGAGCACATCTTCGGATACCAGAAAGATCATTGTCATCGGCGGCGGGATCTCGGGGCTTGCAGCTGCCCATTTTGTGGAGAAGATCGCCCGTAACCAGGGGCGCTCCGTTCAGGTGGACCTGTTTGAAGGGGAAAGCAGGCCTGGCGGGAAGTTCGATGCACGCCTTGAAGGCGGCTATACCGTTGAGGCAGGTCCCAACGGTTTCCTCGACAGCAAGCCCTGGACCCTGGACCTGGTCAAAGACCTGGGCATGGAGAAGGAACTTCTTCCCAGTGATCAATCTTCTGCGAGAAGGTTCATCTATTCCAGAGGGCGGCTTCATGAGCTCAAAGCTTCCCCGTTAAGCTTTTTCCTGGGGGGGCCTCTTTCCATTCTCGGGCGGTTGCGCATAATGGCTGAACCTCTGGCTTCCACCACTCCAAGGGGCAAGGACACATCCCTGGCCGAATTCGCCCAGCGTCGCCTGGGCAAGGAAGCACTTCAGCGGCTGCTCGACCCGATGGTCTCGGGGATCTTTGCCGGAGATCCTTCCAGGATGAGCCTCAGAGCCGCCTTTCCCCGCATCGCTCAGCTTGAGGAAGAGTACGGGGGACTTACCAGGGCCATGCTCAGCATCGCAGCTCAAAGAAAAAGGGCTAAAAAAAGAGGGGAGGAGGGGGGGATATCCTCAGGCCCTTCCGGCCCTGGAGGGGTGCTCACAAGCTTTAAAAATGGTGTTTCCCAGCTTACTGATCGTCTCGCATCTGGCCTGGGAGAACACATTCATACCGGCGCTAAAGTCAACCAACTGAGTGTCGTCAACGGGGGGCTTTTAGTTCGCACAGATGGCGGAGAGTTTAAAGCCAACAGCGTCATCGTTGCCACACCTGCTGACAGCGCTGCCGGCATCCTGCGGGATGCGGCGCCACAAAGCAGCGCGATCCTTTCCCAGATCCCCTATTCCCCCATGGCTATCGTTGGGGTCGGATATAAACTGAGTGAACTCCGCAGCCCTCCTGTGGGTTTTGGATACCTGATCCCGAAAGTTGAAAACAGGAAGATTCTCGGCGCCCTGTGGACCTCCAGTATCTTTCCCGGACACAGGTCCCCGAAGGGCAGCTTTCTCATCCGGGTCATGGTAGGAGGTGCCAGAGACCACGAAACACCCTTCCTCCCCGACGAAGAGCTGTTAACTACAGTTAAGGCGGAGCTGGCAGCCACGATGGGACTGACAGCTGAACCTTCTTTTTCAACCATAATCCGCTGGAAAGAAGCCATCCCCCTCTACACTGTCGGACACCTTGACCGGCTTGCAGAGGCCGAAGCCAACCTGCCGCCTGGTGTTGTGCTGGCAGGCAACGCCTATCGGGGGGTGGGAATAAACGACTGTGTCAGGGAAGCGGAGGTGGCCGCTGAGAAAGTGCTTGCGGCACTTTCTCAGTCATGA
- the hemE gene encoding uroporphyrinogen decarboxylase has protein sequence MNSTYIDACFKRPTNHTPIWIMRQAGRYMPQYQEVRGQVDFLTLCKTPDLATKVTLLPIDLLNVDAAILFSDILIPLEPMGISVAFEDKVGPILSPVRDEATIKALRTIESEEDVGFVMDAIRMIKKELDGRVPLIGFSGSPFTLATYAVEGGTTKSFHNIKGLIYSRPELADYLMDLLADVVINYLNAQVDAGAQAIQIFDTWGGILADPEYVRFSLKPVQKVIANLKRHDTPVIYYLNNGSYLAHHMDSIDADVIGIDWRQDIGEARRTFGRKKAVQGNLDPTVLFASPEEVRIRAHRIMDEVGPEPGHIFNLGHGILPQTPMDNAIALVQAVHEYRR, from the coding sequence ATGAATAGCACCTACATTGACGCCTGCTTCAAACGCCCAACGAACCATACACCCATCTGGATCATGCGCCAGGCCGGAAGATATATGCCCCAGTACCAGGAGGTTCGCGGCCAGGTCGATTTTCTCACCCTGTGCAAAACCCCTGATCTGGCAACCAAAGTAACTCTCCTGCCCATTGATCTTCTCAACGTGGACGCCGCCATTCTCTTCTCTGACATCCTCATTCCCCTGGAGCCCATGGGGATCTCGGTGGCTTTCGAGGACAAAGTCGGTCCAATCCTTTCACCGGTTCGGGATGAGGCGACGATCAAAGCTCTTCGCACCATCGAATCAGAAGAGGATGTGGGGTTCGTCATGGATGCCATCCGCATGATCAAAAAGGAACTGGATGGCCGTGTCCCCCTCATTGGCTTCTCCGGATCACCCTTTACACTGGCGACCTACGCTGTGGAGGGAGGAACCACAAAGAGCTTCCACAACATCAAAGGCCTCATCTACTCCCGGCCGGAACTGGCCGACTACCTGATGGATCTTCTCGCCGATGTCGTTATCAACTACCTAAACGCACAAGTGGACGCCGGCGCCCAGGCGATTCAGATCTTCGACACCTGGGGCGGTATCCTGGCGGATCCCGAGTATGTGCGGTTCTCACTAAAACCGGTTCAGAAGGTCATCGCAAACCTGAAGCGGCACGACACCCCTGTTATTTATTACCTTAACAACGGTTCATACCTCGCCCATCACATGGACAGTATTGACGCAGATGTTATCGGCATCGACTGGAGACAGGACATCGGCGAAGCACGCAGGACCTTTGGAAGAAAGAAGGCGGTTCAGGGCAACCTTGACCCCACGGTCCTGTTCGCCTCACCGGAAGAGGTCCGGATAAGAGCGCACCGGATCATGGATGAGGTCGGTCCCGAACCGGGCCACATCTTCAATCTGGGACACGGCATCCTCCCCCAGACGCCGATGGACAACGCCATCGCCCTTGTCCAGGCCGTCCACGAATACCGGCGGTAG
- a CDS encoding hemolysin family protein: MATVPTWEWVTIICCLFFSAFFSGSETAFVSLSRAKYQALLLARNKVRDPLSIWVDNPSGLLTSILIGNNLVNIGASALATDIASKIFKSSALALAVGVTTLVILVFGEITPKVMARRYAERYVLLTGYSLVLFHYLAWPVTWILNGLAHGLIRMTGGDPDKGFATVQADEIQLLVSMSAKEGGIDKYPAHLIDRVIRFHGKTVKDAMVPRTQIIGLELSDDVNTVLEIANKSGHSRLPVYRENLDEMVGVFHVKDLLIEPISSWDNYLLEQHLQPPYFIPESAQLGRIIKEFQKRSIHMAVVVDEFGGTEGIITLEDVLEELVGEIQDEFDREVVMVKTLASGALEVSGRTPVEDLMRVFPEWSGETPSKTVGGLIMEVTGRVPSPGETVYMESLKFTVLGSDERQIRRVQVESVLDGTDTGEKDS, encoded by the coding sequence ATGGCAACTGTCCCCACCTGGGAGTGGGTAACCATTATTTGCTGTCTTTTTTTCTCGGCCTTTTTTTCCGGCTCCGAGACAGCTTTCGTCAGTCTGTCCAGAGCCAAATACCAGGCGCTTCTGCTGGCCAGGAACAAGGTGCGGGACCCCTTGAGCATCTGGGTGGACAACCCCAGCGGTCTGCTTACCTCCATCCTCATTGGAAACAACCTTGTCAATATCGGAGCTTCCGCCTTAGCCACCGACATCGCTTCCAAAATTTTCAAGAGCAGTGCACTTGCTTTAGCGGTAGGAGTCACGACCTTGGTGATCCTTGTCTTCGGGGAGATCACCCCCAAGGTGATGGCCAGAAGGTATGCGGAGAGGTATGTTCTATTGACCGGATATTCTCTGGTCCTTTTTCATTACCTTGCCTGGCCGGTGACGTGGATCTTAAACGGGTTGGCCCACGGTCTTATCCGGATGACCGGGGGCGACCCGGACAAGGGTTTTGCCACCGTGCAGGCTGACGAGATCCAGCTTCTCGTTTCCATGAGCGCCAAGGAGGGGGGCATTGACAAGTACCCGGCCCACCTCATCGACAGGGTCATCAGGTTCCACGGGAAGACCGTCAAGGATGCCATGGTGCCAAGAACCCAGATCATCGGACTTGAGCTTTCCGATGATGTTAATACGGTTCTTGAGATCGCCAATAAAAGTGGACACAGTCGGTTGCCCGTTTACAGAGAAAACCTGGACGAAATGGTGGGTGTCTTCCATGTAAAGGATCTTCTCATAGAGCCGATTTCCTCCTGGGACAATTATCTCCTGGAGCAGCATCTGCAGCCCCCTTACTTCATTCCCGAAAGCGCTCAGCTGGGAAGGATCATAAAGGAGTTTCAGAAAAGAAGCATTCACATGGCGGTAGTTGTGGACGAGTTCGGAGGAACGGAAGGAATTATCACCCTGGAGGACGTTCTGGAGGAGCTTGTGGGTGAAATACAGGATGAATTCGACCGCGAGGTGGTCATGGTGAAGACGCTGGCCTCCGGTGCTCTCGAGGTGTCGGGCCGGACGCCCGTTGAGGATCTCATGAGGGTTTTTCCAGAATGGAGCGGAGAGACCCCCTCCAAGACAGTAGGCGGTCTGATCATGGAGGTGACAGGAAGGGTGCCCTCACCAGGGGAAACCGTCTACATGGAAAGCCTCAAGTTTACTGTGTTGGGTTCCGACGAAAGGCAGATCAGGAGGGTTCAGGTGGAAAGTGTCCTGGACGGTACAGACACAGGCGAAAAAGATAGTTAA